TGctcaatttcaatttgatatcAATTATGTCATGCCTCTAAGAAGGTAACAAACTCTGAAACCACAAAAGTTTCCCACAATCCCACCCAAGTACATTAGTAGGATgactttaaaaaaatgatttaaagTTTAAAACTTGCAACCAACCACCTAGCCCAGTTGAAGCACACTCAAGAAAAGGGGGGAAAAAAGAAACACATAGTTAAGCAAAATGCATTATTGTCCTTGTTAAGCCTTAATTGTATTGTGACCTGTGACTTAGACATGCACTATCTGTGTGCCTAAATATGAAGATGTTCTTCGATACTTTGTTTTACAGAAAATCATAATGGTTTTTCTTGACAAAATTAGTCCTAAACATTCTAAATACTTACCCAAAATGAAGCTAAACAATGTTCCCTGATATTGATCGTACAACGAAAATTAGGAACTAAAATCTTTCTCAACTTAATGATTGGTACAAAATTCATCTATAGACATAGTTTCACTTTGGTAATTACTCAAAAAACATGACATTTTGCATCAAGAAACTATAACAGGTGGTCAAATTTGCATGCACAAATTTTGGCCCGTACTTAGAGAAGTGCTTACCCATGTCTTCTCAATTTGATTTAGTCATTCCTTATGGTAGAATATGAACCGTTGAGTGTACGTGAAGATTTGACCTACGAGGAGCTTTCGATCCAAATTGTGGACAGAAAAAATCATGTATTACGGTACCGAATCATTCCTTTTGTCAAAGTACAATGGAATAATCATTCAAAAACAGAGGTTGCATGGGAGCTTGAGGAAGAAATGAAGGTCAAACATTCACAGCTTTTTGAATCTTCAGGTATATTAATTTCGAGGACCAAATTATTTTAAGAGGGAGAATGCAATAACCAGATATTTTGGGATCGTGGGCCGGCTCGAAGTGGCCAGGCCCAGCTCGACTCCAACTAGCCCAACTTGTGGGCCGGCTCGAATAGGCCAGACCCAACCCGATCCGGCATGTGAGGGGGTTGGGGAAGAAGACCCCGgctgggagtcttcttcctcttcgaTTTCGGCGAAGTCAGCGACTCACCGAGGGCAATCCAAGTTTGATCCGAACTTTAGGATCTTGCCTATTTAACTCTCCACCCCCTTTGATTTCCTCCACCCCAATTGCCGAGAATCACCGCAAtttcaagctcttcttctccgaGTCTCCTCCTCACAATTCGTTGTCGGAAAGGGCTGCCAAAACCTCGCCAGACCGAGGTAAATGTTCCTCATCTTATTCCCCTTCCTTTCCTAGTGTTTGAGTAGACTTTTGCTTAGGTTTGAGCCAGCAAATCGCCGGAAATTTCATCCGAAACAGGGTATTTCGGTCTTCATCGCTCCTGTTCCACCACCTTGCTTCAAATTTGCGCACTTTAAAACTTTTCTTGGTACAAAACGAACAACAAAACCACGGAAAATAAACATGGAACCACCGCTTTCAAGAATTTgtaggaattcaaatttcaccgaaaagaaaagaaccgCCGCCTTCAAGAATTTGTAAGAATTCAAATTCCACCGAAAAATAAGAGCAGTTTCACATGGTTCAAAGACGCTCCTTCCAACAAGTGGAAAGAGAGGGCAAGAGAGGGACCGACCTGAAATAGAATAGTGAGACGAGAAAGTGGGGCCGTGCAGGTCTTGCTGAACGCTCCGGCGACGCCTCCGGCCAGGAGGTTCGCCACCGGCGCCATCTGCGGCTGAAGCTGAGGGGCCTGCTGCCCACTCTGCTGGTTGGGGTGCGAGGCCGAGTACCGCCGGATCCCGCCCTCCACGGCGACTCCGTGGGCGGCGGCGAGGGCCCTCTGCCCTCCGCCTTCCACCACCGCCCTCATCCGCGCGTCCGTCTGCATCTGCGATCTCGTCCTCCTCCCGCTGTGACCTCGGAAACCCTAGAAACGAGGCGGAGCGGCTCCAGATTTGGATTGGACTCGCCCCCTGGAATCGCCGAAATGGAAGTGGAAATcctagagaaaccctagaaaggTGTCCGGCGCGTCTGGCGTCGTCGTCTTCGTTTGCTTCATATATAGGTTTTTGGGCGAGGAATTCGAAGCTGGAAAGGATGCAGCGTCCGAGTGGGactcttcccttcccttcccaattattataattattattttccttttcaGTTAGCGTTTTTGTTTGGGTGTGTTGCCTATCGTGATCACGCTCCCCGGATTGCACGGTCAGGATGAAGAGTATCCCTGAAGACCGGAAGATGCGGTGTTCCATCTCGGGGGCAGTCTCTTTTCTGAGCCGCATGACGTGGAAGATTACGATTCGTGGACGGGACTGTTGGTCTTTTGATGTGACCGTCAGCGAGCACTCGGGGTCTCGGGCCCAGGGTGAACTGTGGGAGTCGGAAATATGGGAGTGGGGCAGGTTGACCGGTGGGCCAGTTACCATGGATGGTGGATGGGTTTCAAACACTTTTGGAACAATAGTCCCGATTTAACATGGTTGGGTCATAAACTTGGAAAGCAACCAGAAGTTTACCAAGATTGTGATTCATCCATAGAAACTATGGAGACTTAATGAAGTAGGAAACTTGGAACAAACGGAGGAGGACTAGTATGGGaaaagtcaaaattaaatgGCACCGGTataattttgttttttgttgaaCCAAATCTACTGGAGCAACATGTACGAAATGCATGTGTGTTGCTCCATGGTTGGATTGGTGCATCAGGTAAATAGTGAATCTAGTCTAACCAATAATCACTTCTGGAGCAAAACGGCAGGCAAAAATTAGGGATGCACATGTCAGCAAGAGTCGCTAGCTCATCCTCAGAGAGGAGTGTGATGTCTCCATCTTCCTCGTTCAGGCGCATCTCCGAATGGATCCCAGCCTCCAACCATGGGCAAGCATCATAGACAGAGCCGGCCCAACTCTTAGGCAATTGAGGTGGTCGTCTAAGGCCCCGGCCCAAAGAAGGCCCACCGCAGGAAAGGGCTCAAAGAcaaaatgaaaaggaaaaaggTTCCTGTGTGAGTTAGCTTTAGATTGGCCCACTGCAGAAatgcctcaaagacaaaacaaccttaggcccccaaatacatTGGGCCTCTCCTGGTTATAGTCTCTTATTTGAAGCTGCAGGAGACGGTTCTTGGCAAAGCTAAAACAAAGTTCATACGAAGGATGATCGGGAGTTCAAGTTCACACCAACGAGAAGGAAGATGCTTTATAAGGCCAGGAGATATCTTCCCATCCTTCTTCTGAGGCAGCAAAGATTGACGAGGGGCAATCTTTTGAGGCAGGCACTCAAGTGGTTGAAGGAATTGCCGAGGAATTTGTTGTTATTTCTTCTTTATGAATGTTATAGTTTAGAATTGCCGAGTGCAGCAAAACCTTCTTCGCCGGCAAATTTTGGGAGACTCTGTGCTATTCATAATGTTGATTTGGGAGTTTGACAGCCTGGGCTGTCTAATTTAGGCAATCTAACCGGTCAAACTATAAACCAAGAGTCATGCTAGGGTAGAGATAGCTCAATAGAGATTGTTGATGGAGTCTAGTGGTGGCTGGCAAGGGCACCATTAGGACTGTTCAGAACCTCTTCATTGAGGGTTGACCAGAGGTCCACAGAGGAGGTTAGGACTCTTTAGTAGGGTCCGTAGATTCctatagagagagaaatagaaagaagagaggggagagaaaagaagaaaaaaaaatgtgccCTTAAAAAAATTAGAGGAAGAGGTGCAGTGGCTCGATAGTGGTGGCGGTGAGCTATTAGTCAAAGTTTGGCTTCTGGTGAATGTTGCATGGTGACGGTGGCAACGACTAGCGTAAAACAAGCATGGAATCGGTCTAAGAAAAAGGACTGAATAGAGTCAAATGATTTGGCTAAGAatcagaaaaagaaggagaaaccTAGGCTTGGATGGTGGTGAAGACCAAAGGCCGCAAGCAATCGGTgtgaaaaactaagaaaataggaTCTAAAGTGTGGCAAAAAATAAGGGTCTAGTGCTCAGCTTAATTTCAGTGATTGTTTGCCGGAAACCTTATAGATGGTGGATGAAAGAAGAGTAGGGGCACTTACCTCATCTTCATCAAGCTTTTGTGATCGGGTTGGCAAGAAGATCGCCGATGAAATCGAGGGATTTCCACCATGAAATCTATTATGGCTAGTAGTGATTCGATGGTGAGACTTGAAGGAGGGAGTGAGGCCGTTAAATAGAGGTGGGAGCTAGGTTTTTCCTAGCGTTCGACTGCCTCTAAGATTTTGAGTCTAATTAAGAGTCAATCAGGGAAGAAGTCTCCCATTAGGAGTCTTCCTCTAGCTAGGCACATTCTAGCTAGGTATGCACTCAActgagttctttttctttttctcttcctctaGGGGCTTGGGTCGTCTCAAAAATAGACCATTTATGGACTTGGTCCGCCAAGAGTTGGGCCTCACAAATATTGCTGTTGTATATGATTGTATAACAAACACTCTCTTTTCACAAATAACTTGTCACCATAAAAAGCTTGTATTATGTATTAAAAAACTTTACTGATTTATGATAAATGATCTACTTGACTCACCGATTAGAGTATTGTTTCATGCGGCAAATCGAATAGCTGTTTGAGTGATGTCTAATAAGTTTTctcgtttttccttttttttttccttatatcAAGTTAGTCTCGACCATGTTCAATTGGCACAATCCAAAATATGGCGTATAATAATACATATCTaaagagcttcttttcattcaaTGCCACTATCTATGTGATTTTCTTTCGTACTGCAATTCTATGAAGTACATGGTTTGATGATCCCTTCCTAAAATTTTTGGAATCCAAAATCTCTTGACGGTGAGGTCTTCCAACCACCAATAAATGCAATTTTAATTTCGTCGAAGATTCAACATACACTCACATAAATATCAAGAGACTCATAATGAAGGTCTAATCTATTTTAGCAAAAACACCAAGGAAACCATAAATTAATGGTTCAACTTATTTGCTGTCGTCAAGCTCGGATGATCAGTGAAGTTgataatgaatatttttttattgtaaaGAAAGCGAGCAGAAATGACTTATGATTCTAACCCTCTCTTGTCATTTGATTCATTCTTTTACCACATTGTATCAACATCGTTCTTGACCAAATTACATAAATCGCAtccttcatttctttttatAATTTCATTCCTATAAATCACTCAACAAATTTAAAATTCTCGGCatgaaaaagaatctagctaCTTTTTGATCAATCTAAACCATGatcaaatacaaaaaaaaagtatttaaaaaaaaatgagagcATGTCGTACCAAGCAAGCATAACATGGTCTATAACGTTAATTCGCAGTATAACTAAAGCAGAAGGTAACGACTGTACATCTAATTCCACACTTGAAAAACCTCTCCACCAATCTCAAAACACATACTTCTACATTGGATTAACCGTGGCAGACTACCAGCCCTGCTTCTGCTTACGATCAAAAGTCTTGCCACGAGTGAGAGAAGCCAGTGGCGAATTTAGGTACAGATGGACTCCTCCATCTGCCCCGAGCGCGGATACCCCGTTGGATACGAGTGAAATTCTCATTTTCTAAATACGTCCATTTACAAAGTACAAACTAGTTATAACgctcattatccttttctttttccaattaTTATTATAACCATATTATAGCAGTTCTTATTCTAAATCTTGGTGGCTGCAGTCTGTCGCCTAACTGTAACGAGGACTAAAAGTGCCAGATAAATATAGGCCGCGGTGGAAGCGCTGACAGCGTCCGGAAAAAGCCATGGGCACAATGAGAgaggattgaaaaaaaaaaaaaaaaaaagctacatCTATGagtcccattccttagttacaTCACGAACAGTGCTGTCATTTCCAAGAAAGGCACCCGTTCCTCACGGAGCATGTCATTTCCGAGACGGCTACACGTTGGCCACGAAATTGTCCAAAATATTTGCTCTTGGCGCAACTCAGAAGCCAGGATCCGCTGCATCTACCTTCTCCCACACCAATTTGCCCCATTATCCCCATTAAATAACACTGACGTCGACGCAGCCCTGCCGCAGATTAATAATATCAAACAGGGCTTAGAGTAATGGATTTTTTTCCATACAACTTAGCGATTAAAGGACTTTAAATGCTCGCCCCACGGAGTATTAAATTCCGACTGCTCGGAAGAACTAAATTAAAAGAGACACCAATATCAACGATAGATCCGTTTGACATGGGTTTCAGTGAAGACTACAACTTAGCTCCTATAATCCATCCGAGATCCGTCTTGGCTGGACACAAGCACGAAACTCCATTTCACAGCCTAGCCTGCATCCCCTAGATGGGGCAAATGGGCTCCTACGTTCCAATCCATAATTCTAGCCAGCTAAACACAAGCATTTGTTAAAATGATTTACTTGCAGCCTAAGCTAGCAGGTCAATTAATGTACACAGCTCATGCTCTACAATCAAGGTAGACCATCATTGTTTTCTGTATTCCAATCAGCAACTATTCCCAGCCATCTCAAACGGCAACTTGGCCAACTTGCACTGTCGTTCTGTACATAAAAATAAAGTTGGCGAGTGTCTATAGAAGAATATATATAACACGTAGGGAAAAACAAATAGATCTACATACCTCGACACTTCATGAAGAACCACCTTCCAAATTTCTGATTGGAAATTCATGTCACACAGAGTCCGGATGAGATGTTGGGTACATTGATGTTAACATGATAGCTCATCATCAGCTGCTTCAGTTTTTGTAAACTTCGTGAGCACTTCATCCGACAAATCATGAAGGAAGTGCCCGCCAGGTATCCTTTCCGAAGTGTCGATCTTGTCCCTCAAATGCACCCATGACATAAGGATCACTGTAGTCTTCAAGGCCAAAACGGCGAACGACATTCATAGGAAGCGGCTCTGCTAAGCAAACACCATTGTTTTGGTGGAGGCCCAGAGTGAGAGAAACATCACCCTTCGCACCACCAGCGACATCCATTCCGTGCTGATGGCCGGATAAATCATCATAGACAAAGTTCCAGGATTCTCGGATGTGGCTGGATATGTGGGTGAGGTCATCTTGAAAGAGTTCCGTGGATGGATTTTGATTCTTTTGGCTGCTGCTGGCATAGAGAGGTTGAGAACTGGACGGAGGTGCAACAGATGCTGATGGAACCTGAGTTTGCTCTTCGGTTTTACGGTTTCTATCAGCTGCTGGGGCTCTATGCAGTTGTCGCATGTCGAGAGTGTGTATTTCTTCGATCATTGGCTTCCAAAGTCTTACTCTTGCATTGATAAACCAGTTTGAGACCTGTTTGAATCAAATATGTGATTGGTACAAGATATTGTAAAACTGTAAGGATGAACAAGCGTAAAGGCAGTCCATTCAAGGCAAATTGGGGTATATCAGGCAAAAAAAGGGGGCATATCATCCATGTAAGAGGAGAGAAAAGTTTGGTGCTATTAAAAATGTCGGTTTTTTCCCCTCGTAGGAGTCAATCGGGTCCTACTTTTTAGTCATATCGTGATTATAGGGTAATATGCAACAGCCATACTGCCAGTGGCAATTTCTCCAACAAAAAGTCCTCATTCAATCAGACAAGAAGAGCCATGCTCGAGTATTTGAACAACATCGATTCACAATGAAGTAAATTTAGCATGAATGTAGATTTTACGTACCTGGTTTCTTGTTAGACCTGTTTGTTTAGCCAACATTTGCTTGTCGGTGTCGGTCGGATACCTAGAAAACAGTAATGGAACATATCAATGGATGCATGCTTATATCTCGAAAAGACAAGCACAGAACGAAAGTTTTGAGCAAAATAAATCTAACCATTTATTTGCCGCTCATTTTATTGCCTTGTGGTTCAGAAGCAAGGCACtggatttttgaagaaaaaatatGGAAGGCGAGCATGGTTACATCAGCAAAGCAAATAAGCTaatatgtttttttcttttttattgataatatAAAACAACCCAAAACATAGATACTCCCACTGATTTTTCGCAATATCTACTAAACAATGCCTTATCATATTGTCATACTCAAAGATACTATACTATATTCACATGATCGCATCTATAGCACATAATAAGTGAAAAATCCTCCATCGGACTGTATCTCAATAAAAATGTTGACGCAAGAAGAATGTGTCCTCTCCAAATGTTGATATCATAAATATATTCAACCATGACGAGCAAAAAATTTTCAAACCATAAACCAACGAAGAAGGAAGAAGCCCACCTCTAAGGTGTTGCTCTCAGCTATATTTCAGAACCAGTTCCAGGAGTTTAGAAACTTACGGGTGCAAGAAGTGTTCAAATAGCCATGCACGAAGGACGGACACCGCACGTTCAGGAAGTCCTCGTTGAGGCCGCCAAATATTTGCCGGACCAAAAGTGCCAGAGTCGTTTGGTGCTCTTTGGAGACCAACACCACAACTAATGAGGCCAAAGCTTGAGCTCTCTTCTCTACTGAGGCCTTCTGTCGACCTAAGAACCTTGTTTGCGTAACTTAGTTgattagatattttttttttgaggcacCTGAAGTGCTTCAACATGGTTCTGAGGGCCATGGAGGCATACGGAGCTGCAATCCTCAAGCCCGCCACAGATTCAAATGATGTGATGACAGCTTGCACCTGTTGATAATATTGCTTGTATTTTCTATAGACCTACAATAGAATCAATGGGGTAAATTACAAAAGGAAACAAAGAAATGACAGTAGGACCACAAAATAGCTTGCATGAACTATTTTAATACAGTAAACTGCTTCTTGAGTTGTAATCAAATCCAATAGAGCTgcaatttaataaagaattaatataATTCTGAATGCAAGTCTAGTTAACTCAACAAGGAAAAAAGAACCCACATGATGATTATTTCCAGAAAATAGATAACCTGGGAAGGACCAAAGAAATGAACAAATTTAAAGAAATCATTTAAGATCCACTAAGGATGTGCAGCAGATTGCATTTCAATAAGACATTTTGGCTTACAATTGTTCCCTGGAGACATAGATTTATCAAATTTTTGTTATCTTTCTACCTTATTGTAGACTTTTCAAATTATAGATAAGTTCAGATCTTTCATCTCTCAGTTGCATGATCTTCGACTACAAAGAATAATGGAAGTACCCTTAGCTGCAAAATAGGGTTATTGATTTTATGGCAGACTGCTCTATAGCTTAAAATTGCATCAAGCAAATATTCTGCAAGAAATCTGGGTGAGTTGCTATCAAATTTACTTGAGACTGCGTTCCGCAGCTGACAGTATGAAGAACCGCCAAGTTTCTAGATGTTTTCATGATAACAGATGAAAAGCATATCACAAAATCCTTGAAGTTTGCCCTTCCAATGCAGATCAGCCATACAGTCAGTCTACCGTTTATGTTAGCGAAAATGTTAAATACCATGATGATACCCACACCACAAGTTAAAGGTCATACAGTTGTAACATAAACATGAGAAGCTTATGAAATTTGGAATGCTTGCTAAGCAATTCAAAGGTCATCAAACGCAAAAGAATAAGCTTCTGCACAGGTGCATGAAGAATTCCCGCAGCTCGCGAGGTCAAATACTATGTCATTCTTCATATTAAAAGAGCAAAGCTAATTATATGAACAAACTAACTCAATTAATGATAATTGCCGAACGCAATTCATTGATGAGTAGAGCATTAAAAAGGTAGAATCATCTCAGAAATAAATGAGTCGCAGAAAACACTTTGGTAACTGCAATATATATGTCAAAGTCTACCTCATGAAGCAACATTTAAGCCTGTGAAAAAATTGAGTAAATTAAATGCACTTCTCTCAACTTTTTTAGACACTTCACATCACAAATTCAACCCGAATTTTCCAGATGTGGCACAATTATGAGTGGAGTTTTTTTGACGATATAAAAACTGTCGCTGAAATTTCGCCCATGACATGATACTCATTCCATAATGAGTAGCAAACACGTTCATCTCAATTTGTTTTCTCTTACAAAACAAGCTGGACATATTCCTTCTAATCATATGGGAATATCATAATATCAAGCTCCTGGTAAAGATTACCACCACTAAtctaacaaagaaaaagattATCACGACTAATGCTAGCTAATTAACAAGAGCATTctttttcaagaaaaataacCTAAAGCTACTGACCAGCATTTACAGGTTCTCGCAAAATCATGGCCTGATTTCAGGAATATCAAATCAGCCCTAGCTTAAACAAATCAAAAGTAGGAGAACAGGAGTAAGACAAACAGTCACAGATAAGAAATACTTCATTGATCTGAAAGAACTATGCTTGGGCTGAGCAGTAGCATCACCGACAccataaaagataaaaatcttcCATCTTCAAAATAAGCAAGCAAAGATTATATCAAGTAATGATAGCTATAACCATGCCATAAGTTCACGACATGACCATGATCTCTTAACAGTAACAAGATTCCACGAGTTGCAACCAAAATCTTCTGACATGAAAGAACACAGCCATTGTTTATGAATATATGCAACGCCTCGAGAAGATGGCATAAATGGATGAGAGAACTGAGACAAAGCAAGTCCTTTCATATGAATAgagaacagaaaaataaaagaacaaaaatcCAAGAAAGCAGGCGAAGTTGTTTCAAGAGCTAGACTCCCACCTCGTCAAGCATGGACACGAGTCTCGTTTTCTTCCACTGCTGCTCGGTCCCCGAGATCCGGCCCTCTACCTCTCCTCCAGCCAACCCCTCCATCTTATGATGATCCAACGACGAAAGCTCCGGCGGATCGGCATCGAGGAGCATTCCCCCGCCACCACCACTTAGTCCTTGTCGACGTCCTGCGTCGCAAATCTCCTCTAGAATTTGCCGGGCGGGCTCGAGGAACCGGGACCGGTTCAGGACGGCGGCGTAGCCAGTGAAGGGCCCCGCCGGCCTCGGCGCGGGCCCGGCGGTGAACTGGAGGTGGGGcaaagaaggcggaggaggcttggaagaagaaggggaggaggcaaGGGACAAGGAGAAGCCCTGATGGCCCGAAAATTGGGTGGTTGGAGAGAAAGTATCGCTAGGGTTTGGAGAGTAGTAggacaaggaggaggaggaggaggaggatgggagGAAGGTGGTGAGAGAGTTGGGATCGtggtggaagaagaaggaggtagGCGGCGGGGATTCCTCCGGTGGGAACCGGAGCTTCTCTCGCCGGCTGTATTGAGGCACGTGGTACGTCTGATGGTGGTAGTGGTAGAGCAGCTGCTCCGCTTCTCCGTCACCGCCGCCGTAGCCCTTCGCCGCCGACGACATCTTGTTGTTTCTTCGTTTTGGGTCGTATTCGTCcactcctctttctctgctttaAAACGCTGGAGAGAGTGAAGGTGGAGAGAAGGGCTGTCCGTCACTTCCGCTTCTTTTTCTTTCGCTCTTCCTTTCTGCAAAGGGGGCAAGAAAGTGAGGGGGAAGCGTGAGCAGTGAAAGCGATAGGGGTATGGGGATTGGGGGAATCAGGTTATGATAAGAATTTAAAGTGGAGAAAGTTGATGGACGGAGAAAAGGGGTTGGGGTGGAGCATTGTTTTTTTTGGAAGGAACAGTCCTGGCGGTGGCTAACTTGTGCCGGTTGCTAGATTCTCTCAGTTACAGTGCATTTCATGGTTTCTGCTCCTAGTTAGTTAAGATATTGTTTAATTATAAATGATGCTACAAAGAGCCGAGTAATGCAACGGTAACTCAGAAAAATTACTTGAAAAAAAGTCGTAAGTGCCGTGCACCATTCTCTTTGCTTCTCTAATTTCACACTCAGGCATTTTCCtgttaatttaataaaaaatatttaatttataaaaaaaagttatcaaaacattttttttgagaagctaaagcggcatactataaaatatttgttaagcttttaataaaaaaagaaagaaattctatcccatttaaaagtttaaaaatatttttcaaaaaaaattctataattTCCAACCAATGAAAATAAatgtttttcataatttttctttgctatatattttttatataaaaaactatttttatttttaaaataaataattaaatataaaatatattttttattctaaAAGAAAGGCGGTTAGAAATCCTTACGGTCATGGACCTGCTATTGGAAGGCAATGACGCTGACGCCTGAAACGCTGGTGCAGTAGAACACCGATACAGCGATTCGCACACGTTACTTGCACCGTTGGAGGATCACAGCCTTTGGCTGCTTAATAATTAAGGTGGCCAGCCGGGTACCTTTACTGATTGTGCTGG
The Phoenix dactylifera cultivar Barhee BC4 chromosome 3, palm_55x_up_171113_PBpolish2nd_filt_p, whole genome shotgun sequence DNA segment above includes these coding regions:
- the LOC103704115 gene encoding BEL1-like homeodomain protein 9 encodes the protein MSSAAKGYGGGDGEAEQLLYHYHHQTYHVPQYSRREKLRFPPEESPPPTSFFFHHDPNSLTTFLPSSSSSSSLSYYSPNPSDTFSPTTQFSGHQGFSLSLASSPSSSKPPPPSLPHLQFTAGPAPRPAGPFTGYAAVLNRSRFLEPARQILEEICDAGRRQGLSGGGGGMLLDADPPELSSLDHHKMEGLAGGEVEGRISGTEQQWKKTRLVSMLDEVYRKYKQYYQQVQAVITSFESVAGLRIAAPYASMALRTMLKHFRCLKKKISNQLSYANKVLRSTEGLSREESSSFGLISCGVGLQRAPNDSGTFGPANIWRPQRGLPERAVSVLRAWLFEHFLHPYPTDTDKQMLAKQTGLTRNQVSNWFINARVRLWKPMIEEIHTLDMRQLHRAPAADRNRKTEEQTQVPSASVAPPSSSQPLYASSSQKNQNPSTELFQDDLTHISSHIRESWNFVYDDLSGHQHGMDVAGGAKGDVSLTLGLHQNNGVCLAEPLPMNVVRRFGLEDYSDPYVMGAFEGQDRHFGKDTWRALPS